A genomic region of Paenibacillus sp. PL2-23 contains the following coding sequences:
- a CDS encoding response regulator transcription factor codes for MDIIRIGLVEDDPDWKRGLAGYLGAEPDFELVWTASSAGELREAMASAEIPADVVLMDIMLEGRPEGIQLAEEAALSTGARVIMLTSMEEKELILQSFQAGAIDYQIKSSFEKLPAAIRLAYSRQSPISAAAAEKLREEFKRLKALEREFEAKKLGDLITPSERQLLGLIHEGYTQPQIAEKLFITLRTVKNHVNNILKKLGMEGSKEAAAKAKEMGLLEGEQDAASK; via the coding sequence ATGGACATCATTCGTATCGGGCTGGTAGAAGATGATCCCGATTGGAAGCGGGGACTGGCGGGCTATTTGGGCGCGGAGCCGGATTTCGAGTTGGTCTGGACGGCGTCGAGCGCCGGGGAGCTGCGAGAAGCGATGGCTTCCGCGGAGATTCCCGCTGACGTCGTGCTGATGGACATTATGCTGGAAGGCCGTCCGGAGGGCATTCAGCTCGCTGAGGAGGCGGCTCTATCCACAGGCGCCCGGGTTATTATGCTGACGTCAATGGAGGAGAAGGAACTTATCCTGCAGTCCTTCCAGGCGGGCGCCATCGACTATCAGATCAAAAGCAGCTTCGAGAAGCTGCCGGCCGCAATCAGGCTGGCGTATAGCAGACAATCGCCCATCAGCGCGGCGGCGGCCGAGAAGCTGAGAGAGGAATTCAAACGGCTGAAGGCGCTGGAGCGGGAATTCGAAGCCAAAAAGCTGGGCGATCTCATTACGCCGTCCGAGCGGCAGCTGCTTGGCTTGATCCATGAAGGCTATACACAGCCGCAGATCGCGGAGAAGCTGTTCATCACGCTTCGAACGGTCAAAAACCACGTCAACAATATATTGAAGAAGCTGGGCATGGAGGGCTCCAAGGAAGCGGCGGCCAAGGCCAAGGAGATGGGGCTGCTGGAGGGGGAGCAGGATGCGGCTTCGAAGTAG
- a CDS encoding LCP family protein has translation MLTAFFVLFFGLLLSAAALVVYIGVKANDAIETIGLDKTEATEVPVEQSVKKKPVAFVLMGLDSRENGGTLNTDVMMVAAFNPTTKKATIVSIPRDTLIEVDGYRGRKANSFYADFFTVARRDNGQDKEAADLAGKKAVKDVMGELFGIDIQYAGIINFRGFSAVVDALGGVKVNVDIRMKYRDTADGTNIDLQPGQQTLDGKNALDFVRYRKSNDGTNMSSDFDRNRRQSEVIGAILDKMVSIGGLTKIGSVIESVGNNMTMDMPSSEMRRMLAEYSSLRSSDIEFLSLEGVWRSPHVYVNEDSLAQAQTALQAKMAE, from the coding sequence TTGCTGACCGCCTTCTTCGTTCTGTTCTTCGGACTTCTCCTTAGCGCGGCGGCGCTTGTCGTCTATATCGGCGTCAAGGCAAACGACGCGATTGAAACGATCGGCCTCGACAAGACGGAGGCGACAGAGGTTCCGGTAGAGCAATCCGTCAAGAAGAAGCCCGTCGCATTCGTGCTGATGGGTTTGGATTCCAGGGAAAACGGCGGCACACTCAATACGGACGTCATGATGGTTGCGGCGTTCAATCCCACCACCAAGAAAGCGACGATCGTATCCATACCGCGAGATACGCTTATCGAGGTTGACGGCTATCGCGGCCGCAAGGCGAACAGCTTCTACGCCGATTTCTTTACGGTAGCTCGCAGGGACAATGGGCAGGACAAGGAAGCTGCGGATCTGGCCGGCAAGAAAGCGGTCAAGGACGTCATGGGCGAGCTGTTCGGCATTGATATTCAATATGCCGGCATTATCAATTTCCGGGGCTTCTCCGCTGTTGTAGACGCGCTCGGCGGCGTGAAGGTGAATGTCGATATTCGGATGAAATACAGGGATACCGCGGATGGCACCAATATCGACCTGCAGCCGGGCCAACAAACGCTGGACGGCAAAAACGCGCTGGACTTTGTCCGTTACCGCAAATCGAACGACGGAACCAATATGTCAAGTGACTTCGACCGCAATCGCAGGCAAAGCGAGGTGATCGGAGCTATTCTGGACAAGATGGTTAGTATTGGCGGATTAACGAAGATTGGTTCGGTGATCGAATCTGTCGGCAACAACATGACGATGGATATGCCAAGCTCCGAGATGAGGCGCATGCTGGCGGAATACAGCTCCTTGCGCAGCAGCGACATTGAGTTTCTGTCCCTTGAGGGTGTATGGAGAAGCCCTCATGTCTATGTCAATGAAGATAGCCTTGCGCAGGCTCAAACTGCCCTCCAGGCAAAAATGGCTGAATGA
- a CDS encoding TIGR02206 family membrane protein: MFEMYSWPHMAALIAALAAPAAIIALRKVLRTEGWGQRFRIGMALALAACEAALQLSYAFDGGWSAGTLPFQLCSLTLLLSAAALAFRWQGLYPIVFFLGTLGALQALLTPNLTQPFPHFRYFHFFIAHIGIISAAVYLLAVERYRPTLRSALLALLWLHLLAVPAALVNIWTGTTNFMFLARKPSTASLLDALAPWPWYLLQLELVAVALCLLLLGIAKLAYLIIGRVRG, encoded by the coding sequence ATGTTCGAAATGTATTCATGGCCGCATATGGCGGCGCTGATTGCCGCTCTGGCTGCGCCAGCGGCGATTATTGCGCTCCGCAAGGTGTTGAGGACGGAAGGCTGGGGACAACGCTTCCGTATCGGAATGGCCCTGGCGCTTGCTGCCTGCGAGGCTGCTCTGCAGCTGTCGTATGCCTTCGATGGAGGCTGGAGCGCAGGCACGCTGCCCTTCCAGCTGTGCAGCCTGACGCTGCTGTTATCCGCGGCGGCACTGGCCTTCAGGTGGCAGGGGCTGTATCCCATCGTGTTTTTCCTCGGGACGCTTGGCGCCCTGCAGGCGCTCCTTACACCGAACCTGACGCAGCCGTTTCCGCATTTCCGCTATTTCCACTTCTTCATCGCTCATATCGGCATTATATCGGCGGCTGTCTATCTGCTGGCTGTCGAACGGTATCGTCCGACATTACGGTCAGCGCTGCTTGCCTTACTCTGGCTCCACCTGCTGGCGGTGCCCGCGGCCCTCGTGAACATATGGACGGGGACCACAAACTTTATGTTCCTGGCCAGAAAGCCGTCAACGGCGTCCTTGCTTGACGCGCTTGCGCCCTGGCCCTGGTACTTGCTCCAGCTGGAGCTTGTCGCTGTAGCGCTGTGCCTGCTGCTGCTTGGGATCGCCAAGCTGGCGTATTTGATCATTGGGAGGGTTCGAGGATGA
- a CDS encoding lytic transglycosylase domain-containing protein: protein MSIDPRTMKALLQAQLAPSLNIGVQNKTTGTSGNNDIFETILSAQMASGEEAATGVMDGKTPVWSKELWAQVAQYGLSDAGALTSVKAEPSAHAGDSSAYGELIQQAAARHGVSPALVHAVIAAESGFNPHAQSHAGAKGLMQLMDGTARGLGVSDSFDPAQNIEGGTKYLSLLLRKYGGNEAVALAAYNAGPGRLDRLGISTDEELAARLNELPEETQRYIGKVQGAII, encoded by the coding sequence TTGAGTATCGATCCGCGCACAATGAAGGCGCTGCTGCAAGCGCAGCTAGCCCCAAGCTTGAATATTGGAGTCCAGAACAAAACGACGGGGACTTCCGGCAATAACGATATATTTGAAACGATTCTGTCCGCGCAGATGGCGTCCGGCGAGGAAGCGGCGACTGGCGTGATGGACGGCAAGACGCCTGTCTGGTCGAAGGAGCTGTGGGCTCAGGTTGCCCAGTATGGCCTCTCGGATGCGGGAGCGTTGACGAGCGTTAAAGCAGAGCCGTCGGCTCATGCAGGAGACAGCAGCGCATACGGGGAGCTGATCCAGCAGGCGGCGGCCAGACATGGCGTCTCGCCGGCTCTCGTGCATGCTGTCATCGCTGCGGAATCCGGCTTCAATCCCCATGCTCAGTCCCACGCCGGGGCCAAAGGCTTGATGCAGCTGATGGATGGCACAGCGCGCGGGCTGGGCGTGTCGGATTCGTTCGATCCGGCGCAAAATATTGAAGGCGGCACCAAATATTTGTCCCTGCTGCTCCGCAAATATGGCGGTAATGAAGCAGTCGCACTTGCTGCATACAATGCAGGCCCCGGCCGATTGGACCGTCTGGGCATCTCGACGGACGAGGAGCTGGCTGCGAGGCTGAACGAGCTGCCGGAGGAGACGCAGCGCTATATCGGGAAAGTTCAGGGGGCCATTATCTAA
- a CDS encoding TerC family protein: MDSLIIFLQIALINVLLSGDNAIVIAMASRQLPAKQRKAAVWWGTFAAVGLRCALTIVALQLLQIPYLQAAGAILLLMIAVKLLVDSSGAEEAREKGKKSVTLYGAIWTIVTADFVMSLDNVLAIAAVADGDIILILLGIALSIPMIVWGSQALGRLLSKFPALSYIGAALLAYAAGEMLMKDPGLDAAIFHGNGTWSELIPLLCVPLVVIFAVLRKRPD; the protein is encoded by the coding sequence GTGGACAGCCTTATCATTTTTTTGCAGATTGCGTTAATTAACGTGCTGCTGAGCGGAGATAACGCGATCGTCATCGCCATGGCCAGCCGCCAGCTGCCCGCGAAGCAGCGCAAGGCCGCCGTCTGGTGGGGGACCTTCGCCGCGGTAGGCTTGCGCTGTGCGCTGACCATCGTCGCGCTGCAGCTGCTCCAGATTCCATATTTGCAAGCGGCGGGCGCTATTCTGCTGCTTATGATTGCCGTCAAGCTGCTGGTGGACTCCAGCGGCGCCGAGGAAGCGCGGGAGAAGGGGAAGAAGTCCGTAACGCTGTACGGCGCGATCTGGACGATCGTCACCGCAGATTTTGTCATGAGCCTGGATAACGTGCTTGCTATCGCGGCGGTCGCCGACGGTGACATCATCCTGATTCTGCTGGGCATCGCGCTTAGCATTCCGATGATCGTATGGGGGAGCCAGGCGCTAGGCAGGCTGCTGTCGAAATTTCCCGCTTTATCCTATATCGGAGCCGCGCTCCTCGCTTACGCCGCCGGCGAGATGCTTATGAAGGATCCCGGACTGGACGCCGCCATCTTCCACGGCAATGGCACATGGTCCGAGCTTATTCCGCTGCTGTGCGTCCCGTTGGTCGTCATATTTGCCGTATTGCGCAAGAGACCGGACTGA
- a CDS encoding DUF2339 domain-containing protein, with product MNGIEFIKKNWTSLLGAMFMIAACITLFQYSIQQGWMTNMMKTGLGLLAGSGAVIAGIQLARRSALVIAGEMICGIGACILYATFSFAGIYYDFWEPTLVLLGMTGVTFGIAYYAYRNESRLLMNIAIAGAMLSPLMMRPETDQVFTLFLYMLVLNAAFITIGFLRSWTELRVIAFIGTWVMYGVYFVQFSPATEGLWSMPIRYAMAAFLFYTLALFASSWRNKASFEGLDLYLQAANGILFGVWALTIWDGELPYGFTLAFIAIIYLLIGFAVYKLKGVMTLPSAVFGLGGTLLLLMAIQSLGEGVLFHVIMWTLYAYLLTAIGAVKRWIAATVLGIVIWFFLGVFWYAVTWWTDRGEWFGVYIPFLNWGAIAWMLLAGLGFYYARRLRFEGFPPVVSRLFSRGFALLSHLILGGLMTRQIQNLFTEYWTAAPDVYRGLTLSVVWGVYALMLVVWGSYYGEKTFRLFGSVVLAVVAAKTIFMDLSGEGALYKVLVLLVLAGVSFLMTWLNGKWGARLQGDGAGGKD from the coding sequence ATGAACGGAATCGAATTCATAAAGAAGAATTGGACGTCGCTGCTGGGCGCTATGTTTATGATTGCCGCATGTATTACGTTATTCCAATATTCCATTCAGCAGGGCTGGATGACGAACATGATGAAGACGGGCCTCGGGCTACTGGCGGGAAGCGGTGCTGTCATCGCCGGCATCCAGCTGGCACGGAGATCAGCCCTTGTCATTGCGGGTGAAATGATTTGCGGTATCGGCGCCTGTATCCTATATGCAACGTTCTCCTTCGCAGGCATCTATTATGATTTCTGGGAGCCGACGCTTGTTCTGCTGGGTATGACGGGCGTTACATTCGGCATCGCCTATTACGCATACCGCAACGAATCCCGCCTGCTTATGAATATTGCGATTGCCGGCGCGATGCTCTCTCCTCTCATGATGCGTCCGGAGACGGATCAGGTCTTTACGCTGTTCCTGTATATGCTTGTGCTCAACGCTGCGTTTATAACAATCGGCTTTCTTCGCAGCTGGACAGAGCTGCGTGTGATCGCCTTTATCGGCACTTGGGTCATGTATGGGGTCTATTTTGTTCAATTCAGCCCTGCGACAGAGGGGTTATGGAGCATGCCGATACGGTACGCGATGGCCGCGTTCCTGTTCTACACGCTTGCGTTATTCGCCTCCTCCTGGAGAAATAAAGCCAGCTTTGAGGGGCTGGACCTGTATCTCCAAGCGGCTAATGGCATACTGTTCGGCGTATGGGCGCTGACGATATGGGATGGCGAGCTGCCCTACGGGTTTACGCTTGCATTCATCGCGATCATCTATCTGCTGATTGGCTTTGCCGTATATAAGCTTAAAGGGGTAATGACCCTCCCGTCCGCCGTGTTCGGGCTCGGCGGCACGCTTCTGCTGCTTATGGCCATACAAAGCTTAGGCGAAGGCGTGTTGTTTCACGTCATCATGTGGACGCTGTACGCCTACTTGCTTACGGCGATTGGAGCGGTGAAGCGGTGGATTGCGGCAACCGTCCTTGGTATCGTCATCTGGTTCTTCCTTGGCGTATTCTGGTATGCGGTGACCTGGTGGACGGATCGCGGCGAGTGGTTCGGCGTCTATATCCCGTTTCTCAATTGGGGAGCGATCGCTTGGATGCTGCTTGCTGGTCTCGGCTTCTATTACGCGCGGCGTCTGCGCTTCGAGGGCTTCCCGCCAGTCGTCAGCCGATTGTTCTCCCGCGGATTCGCGCTGCTCTCACATCTGATATTGGGCGGGCTGATGACGCGGCAAATTCAGAATCTTTTCACCGAATATTGGACGGCTGCGCCAGATGTCTACAGAGGATTGACATTGTCCGTTGTATGGGGCGTATATGCGCTGATGCTCGTTGTATGGGGCTCCTATTACGGGGAAAAAACATTCCGGCTGTTCGGCTCCGTTGTGCTGGCTGTCGTAGCGGCCAAAACGATCTTCATGGATTTAAGCGGCGAAGGGGCGCTGTACAAGGTGCTTGTCCTGCTTGTTCTGGCTGGCGTGTCCTTCCTTATGACTTGGCTGAACGGAAAGTGGGGGGCAAGGCTGCAGGGAGATGGGGCTGGCGGGAAGGACTAA
- the thiI gene encoding tRNA uracil 4-sulfurtransferase ThiI: MIYDQIVLRYGDLIMKGRNRNQFEKRMQQQVRSALSPFQGITYWKTYGRLYVKLNGQPYERVADRLKDLFGLHSLSPVISTESELEAIRSAAMTLMNAMEQPPKTFKVSVKRAWKGFPHPSQEMNHLVGAHILRAFPELSVDVRNPEVELKVDIQEEATYLFSQVIPAAGGFPYGSNGKAMLLLSGGIDSPVAGWLAMRKGLQIEAVHFHSYPFTSEQAKDKVVALAQRLAYYHSAPLKLHLVPFTDIQTTLAQQGQDNLIITMMRRAMFRITEQLAVRNDALGIVTGESLGQVASQTLPSMNVIGRAADLPLLKPLIMMDKAEIIRLAEKIGTYETSILPYEDCCTLFLPKSPSTNPNMRIVERVEAGIPQYSEMIETAVRDTEQLILKPGQQTPDLQAGEDSWF; this comes from the coding sequence TTGATTTACGACCAAATTGTACTGCGTTACGGCGATCTGATTATGAAGGGCAGGAACCGGAACCAGTTCGAGAAACGAATGCAGCAGCAAGTGCGAAGCGCGCTGTCGCCATTCCAGGGCATTACCTATTGGAAAACATATGGCAGGCTGTATGTCAAGTTAAATGGGCAGCCTTACGAGAGAGTCGCCGATCGGCTGAAGGACCTGTTCGGCTTGCATTCTTTAAGTCCCGTCATAAGCACGGAGTCGGAGCTGGAGGCCATTCGTTCGGCCGCGATGACGCTGATGAATGCTATGGAGCAGCCGCCCAAGACGTTTAAGGTTAGCGTGAAGCGTGCCTGGAAAGGCTTCCCGCATCCCTCACAGGAGATGAATCATCTGGTCGGCGCGCATATTCTTCGGGCATTCCCCGAGCTGAGCGTCGACGTGCGCAATCCTGAGGTGGAGCTTAAGGTTGATATCCAGGAGGAAGCGACCTACCTGTTCTCCCAGGTCATCCCCGCGGCGGGCGGCTTCCCTTACGGCTCTAACGGCAAGGCGATGCTGCTGCTGTCAGGCGGCATCGACAGTCCTGTCGCCGGCTGGCTGGCAATGAGGAAGGGCCTTCAGATTGAAGCCGTTCATTTCCACAGCTACCCGTTCACCAGCGAGCAGGCAAAGGACAAGGTTGTGGCTCTCGCCCAGCGGCTTGCCTATTATCATAGCGCGCCGCTCAAGCTGCATCTTGTTCCCTTCACGGATATTCAGACCACACTGGCTCAGCAGGGGCAGGACAACCTGATCATTACCATGATGCGAAGAGCCATGTTCCGCATTACAGAGCAGCTGGCGGTTCGTAACGACGCCCTAGGCATCGTGACGGGAGAAAGTCTGGGCCAGGTCGCAAGCCAGACGCTGCCCAGCATGAATGTCATTGGCCGGGCGGCCGACCTGCCGCTGCTGAAGCCGCTCATTATGATGGACAAGGCCGAAATTATTAGACTTGCCGAGAAGATCGGCACGTACGAGACGTCCATCCTGCCTTATGAGGACTGCTGTACGCTGTTCCTGCCGAAATCTCCAAGCACAAATCCCAACATGCGTATTGTGGAGCGGGTGGAGGCTGGCATTCCTCAATACTCCGAGATGATCGAGACGGCCGTGCGGGATACTGAGCAGCTCATTCTGAAGCCGGGTCAGCAGACGCCTGACCTGCAAGCGGGAGAGGACAGCTGGTTCTAG
- a CDS encoding YhcN/YlaJ family sporulation lipoprotein, which translates to MYKWLSAAIVIAIVATGCSAGARNHSSPSPQNNGQVTAQQNTSGKKQIVDRTEVEAHLEELAKGIQGVDNAHCVVIGNTAIVGIDVDGNLERSRVGTIKYSVAEAFRKDPYGIDAFVTADIDINNRLREIGEDLRQGRPIAGFAEELADIMGRLVPQMPRDIVSPAVDDEDVNQFGGPHDAKEAKPDAQEANMR; encoded by the coding sequence ATGTACAAATGGTTATCAGCGGCAATCGTTATTGCGATCGTTGCAACGGGTTGCAGCGCCGGCGCGCGTAATCATTCATCACCCTCTCCCCAGAATAATGGCCAAGTCACCGCCCAGCAGAATACAAGCGGCAAGAAGCAGATCGTAGATCGAACAGAGGTAGAGGCGCACCTGGAGGAGCTGGCCAAAGGTATTCAAGGCGTTGACAACGCGCACTGCGTCGTCATCGGCAATACGGCGATCGTCGGCATTGACGTGGACGGCAATCTGGAGCGTTCACGCGTCGGGACGATCAAATATTCTGTTGCGGAAGCTTTCAGGAAGGACCCCTATGGTATTGATGCTTTTGTGACGGCGGATATCGATATAAACAACCGGCTGCGGGAAATCGGCGAGGACCTGCGCCAAGGCCGGCCAATCGCCGGCTTCGCGGAGGAACTGGCCGATATTATGGGCCGGCTCGTGCCGCAGATGCCTAGAGATATTGTCTCGCCTGCCGTTGACGATGAGGATGTCAACCAATTCGGCGGACCGCATGACGCCAAAGAAGCGAAGCCGGATGCGCAAGAAGCGAATATGCGTTAA
- a CDS encoding cysteine desulfurase family protein, with amino-acid sequence MLYFDHCASTPPYEEVIATLGEVMRKHYANPSSLHAGGAEAAKLIERSRALIAAQLGTRSGRWLFTSGGTESNNLAIKGAARQYRSRGNHIIASGIEHASVHDALKQLEQEGFQITFLPTSAEGHVSAEDVAGALTKETILVTVMHVNNEIGTVQPIREIGELLRAYPQTLFHVDAVQSIGKVTLHPEGWGIDLVSGSAHKLRGPKGVGWLYIRDGVTLQPLASGGGQESGLRAGTENVPAIVASAKALRMSMESMEERSAAMRRHGDRLRAFVRSCPELRLNGGEPLAPHIVHFSYPGMKPEVIVHMLEQHGIIASTKSACSSKENKPSRVLLALGASAAHASGGVRISFGDEHEDGHIDGLITALKSVIGKLKPLERSSTH; translated from the coding sequence ATGTTGTATTTCGACCATTGCGCGTCCACGCCGCCCTATGAAGAGGTTATCGCGACGTTGGGGGAGGTCATGAGGAAGCATTACGCGAACCCGTCCTCGCTCCATGCGGGAGGGGCAGAGGCGGCCAAGCTCATTGAGCGGTCGAGAGCTCTGATTGCGGCGCAGCTGGGCACGAGGTCTGGGCGCTGGCTGTTCACATCGGGCGGAACGGAGTCCAATAATTTGGCGATCAAAGGGGCTGCGCGCCAGTATCGATCTCGCGGGAATCATATTATCGCATCCGGCATCGAGCATGCCTCTGTGCATGACGCGCTGAAACAGTTGGAGCAGGAAGGCTTCCAAATCACCTTCCTCCCCACGAGCGCCGAGGGACACGTCTCGGCAGAGGATGTGGCGGGGGCATTGACGAAGGAGACGATTCTCGTTACGGTCATGCATGTGAATAATGAAATCGGCACCGTTCAGCCCATTAGGGAAATCGGCGAGCTGCTGCGAGCATATCCGCAGACGCTGTTCCATGTCGATGCGGTTCAGAGCATCGGCAAAGTGACGCTACATCCGGAGGGCTGGGGCATCGATCTTGTCAGCGGCTCCGCGCATAAGCTCCGCGGTCCCAAGGGCGTTGGCTGGCTGTATATAAGAGACGGTGTGACGCTGCAGCCACTCGCATCTGGCGGGGGGCAGGAGTCAGGCTTGCGAGCAGGAACGGAGAATGTGCCGGCAATCGTCGCTTCCGCCAAGGCGCTGCGCATGTCCATGGAGAGTATGGAGGAGAGAAGCGCGGCCATGCGACGGCACGGGGACAGGCTGCGCGCGTTCGTCCGGAGCTGTCCGGAGCTGAGGCTGAACGGCGGCGAGCCGCTGGCGCCTCATATCGTACATTTCTCCTATCCCGGGATGAAGCCCGAGGTTATCGTTCACATGCTGGAGCAGCATGGTATAATAGCGTCAACCAAATCCGCCTGCTCGTCCAAGGAAAATAAGCCAAGCCGCGTTCTGCTGGCGCTCGGCGCAAGCGCTGCGCACGCCTCAGGCGGCGTGCGCATAAGCTTCGGGGATGAGCACGAGGACGGACACATTGATGGGCTGATTACCGCGCTTAAGAGCGTTATAGGCAAGCTGAAGCCGCTTGAGAGGAGCTCGACACATTGA
- the typA gene encoding translational GTPase TypA, which produces MQARENLRNIAIIAHVDHGKTTLVDKLLQQSGTFREHEAVQERAMDSNDLERERGITILAKNTAITYKNYLINIVDTPGHADFGGEVERIMKMVDGVLLVVDAFEGCMPQTKFVLRKALEHQLTPIVVVNKIDRPNARPVEVIDEVLDLFIELGANDEQLEFPVVYASALMGTSSLDPEVQDENMMALYDTIVSHIPSPTESVEDPLQFLVTLLDYNEYLGRIAIGRVNRGLIKQGQAIAVIDREGKTKQARIEKLFGFQGLKRVEIPEAGAGDIVAIAGIREINIGETIADPQHPEALPVLKIDEPTLQMTFLVNNSPFAGREGKWVTSRKLRERLFKELETDVALRVDETDSPDAFVVSGRGELHLGILIENMRREGYELQVSKPEVIVKEVDGEKQEPYERLLIDVPEESMGSVMESLGTRKAEMVNMINNGSGQVRLEFIIPARGLIGYRTSFLTLTRGYGIMNHAFDSYGPLAGSSVGGRHQGVLVASENGTSTFYGMLGVEDRGLLFLEPGTEIYEGMIVGEHNRDNDIIVNICKEKQLSNVRSAGKDDTVKLKTPVIFSLEQALEYLNDDEYCEITPKSIRLRKKILVKSERERAEKHRKMSQAGI; this is translated from the coding sequence ATGCAAGCAAGAGAAAATTTACGCAACATCGCGATTATCGCGCACGTCGACCATGGCAAGACGACTCTCGTCGACAAGCTCCTTCAGCAATCCGGCACGTTCAGAGAGCATGAGGCTGTGCAAGAGCGCGCCATGGACTCCAATGACCTGGAGCGGGAACGCGGCATTACGATTCTGGCCAAAAACACGGCGATCACGTACAAGAATTACCTGATCAACATTGTAGATACGCCGGGCCACGCCGACTTTGGCGGCGAAGTGGAACGGATTATGAAGATGGTAGACGGCGTGCTGCTGGTCGTTGACGCGTTCGAGGGCTGCATGCCGCAGACGAAGTTCGTGCTTCGCAAGGCGCTGGAGCATCAGCTGACGCCGATCGTCGTCGTGAACAAGATCGACCGTCCCAACGCGAGGCCTGTCGAGGTAATCGACGAGGTGCTGGATCTGTTCATCGAGCTCGGTGCTAACGACGAGCAGCTGGAATTCCCTGTTGTGTACGCTTCGGCGCTTATGGGTACGTCGAGCCTTGACCCTGAGGTGCAGGATGAGAACATGATGGCGCTGTACGACACAATCGTCAGCCACATTCCTTCCCCTACAGAGAGCGTGGAGGATCCGCTGCAATTCCTCGTGACGCTGCTTGACTACAACGAATATTTGGGCCGTATCGCCATCGGGCGCGTGAATCGCGGTCTGATCAAGCAAGGCCAGGCCATAGCGGTCATCGACCGCGAAGGCAAGACGAAGCAGGCTCGTATCGAGAAGCTCTTCGGCTTCCAGGGCCTTAAGCGCGTTGAGATTCCAGAAGCCGGCGCAGGCGATATCGTCGCGATTGCCGGTATTCGTGAGATTAATATTGGCGAGACGATCGCGGACCCGCAGCATCCAGAAGCGCTGCCTGTTCTGAAGATTGACGAGCCTACGCTGCAGATGACGTTCCTTGTCAACAACAGCCCGTTCGCCGGCCGCGAAGGCAAGTGGGTAACGTCCCGCAAGCTTCGCGAGCGTCTGTTCAAGGAGCTGGAAACCGATGTCGCGCTTCGCGTAGATGAGACGGACAGCCCGGACGCGTTTGTCGTATCCGGTCGCGGCGAGCTTCACCTTGGCATTCTGATCGAGAATATGCGCCGCGAGGGCTACGAGCTCCAGGTATCCAAGCCTGAGGTTATCGTGAAGGAAGTGGACGGCGAGAAGCAAGAGCCATACGAGCGTCTGCTGATCGACGTGCCGGAGGAGAGCATGGGCTCCGTTATGGAGAGCCTGGGCACACGCAAAGCCGAGATGGTGAACATGATCAACAATGGCAGCGGCCAGGTGCGACTGGAGTTTATTATTCCTGCCCGCGGCTTGATCGGCTACCGAACGTCCTTCTTGACGCTGACTCGCGGCTACGGCATTATGAACCATGCGTTCGACAGCTATGGTCCGCTTGCCGGATCCAGTGTCGGCGGCCGTCATCAGGGCGTGCTTGTCGCAAGCGAGAACGGCACCTCGACCTTCTATGGCATGCTGGGCGTTGAGGACCGCGGCTTGCTCTTCCTGGAGCCGGGCACCGAGATTTACGAGGGTATGATTGTCGGCGAGCACAACCGCGACAATGATATTATCGTGAATATTTGCAAGGAGAAGCAGCTGTCCAACGTGCGCTCTGCAGGCAAGGATGATACCGTCAAGCTGAAAACGCCGGTCATCTTCTCGCTGGAGCAGGCGCTTGAATATTTGAACGATGACGAATATTGCGAGATTACTCCCAAATCCATTCGTCTCCGCAAGAAGATTCTGGTGAAAAGCGAGCGCGAGCGCGCGGAGAAGCACCGCAAAATGTCGCAGGCGGGCATCTAA
- a CDS encoding YlaH-like family protein, producing MQAWFSEHKLITYLIILGFTIYIFNSVFRPSAKRLPILKEVLVYLLMAFGSFILMIMQVDKLPIIQCMAIAVLMMMMLRGRQLYDKWKKGRGGPSSAESRGAENGQ from the coding sequence ATGCAGGCATGGTTCAGCGAGCATAAGCTCATTACGTATTTGATTATTTTGGGCTTCACCATTTATATTTTCAATTCCGTTTTCCGCCCGTCGGCGAAGCGGCTGCCTATCCTCAAGGAAGTGCTGGTCTATCTGCTTATGGCATTCGGGTCGTTTATCCTGATGATTATGCAGGTGGATAAGCTGCCGATCATTCAATGTATGGCGATTGCCGTGCTCATGATGATGATGCTGCGCGGACGCCAGCTCTACGACAAGTGGAAGAAGGGCCGCGGCGGTCCATCCAGCGCGGAGAGCCGGGGCGCGGAGAACGGCCAATGA